In Mycteria americana isolate JAX WOST 10 ecotype Jacksonville Zoo and Gardens chromosome 3, USCA_MyAme_1.0, whole genome shotgun sequence, a single genomic region encodes these proteins:
- the SPTBN1 gene encoding spectrin beta chain, non-erythrocytic 1 isoform X2 has protein sequence MELQKSTNMPGPLSPGYATQVPYNYNQLEGRFKQLQDEREAVQKKTFTKWVNSHLARVSCRITDLYTDLRDGRMLIKLLEVLSGERLPKPTKGRMRIHCLENVDKALQFLKEQRVHLENMGSHDIVDGNHRLTLGLIWTIILRFQIQDISVETEDNKEKKSAKDALLLWCQMKTAGYPNVNIHNFTTSWRDGMAFNALIHKHRPDLIDFDKLKKSNAHYNLQNAFNLAEQHLGLTKLLDPEDISVDHPDEKSIITYVVTYYHYFSKMKALAVEGKRIGKVLDNAIETEKMIEKYESLASDLLEWIEQTIIILNNRKFANSLVGVQQQLQAFNTYRTVEKPPKFTEKGNLEVLLFTIQSKMRANNQKVYMPREGKLISDINKAWERLEKAEHERELALRNELIRQEKLEQLARRFDRKAAMRETWLSENQRLVSQDNFGFDLPAVEAATKKHEAIETDIAAYEERVQAVVAVAKELETENYHDIKRITARKDNVIRLWEYLLELLRARRQRLEMNLGLQKIFQEMLYIMDWMDEMKVLLLSQDYGKHLLGVEDLLQKHALVEADIAIQAERVRGVNASAQKFATDGEGYKPCDPQVIRDRVAHMEFCYQELCQLAAERRARLEESRRLWKFFWEMAEEEGWIREKEQILSSDDYGKDLTSVVRLLSKHKAFEDEMSGRSGHFQQAIKEGEDMIAEEHFGSEKIRERIKDIREQWANLEQLSAIRKKRLEEASLLHQFQADADDIDAWMLDILKIVSSNDVGHDEYSTQSLVKKHKDVAEEIASYRPTIDSLHEQAKALPQEHAGSPDVQGRLSGIEERYKEVAELTRLRKQALQDTLALYKMFSEADACELWIDEKEKWLNNMQIPEKLEDLEVIQHRFESLEPEMNNQASRVAVVNQIARQLMHSGHPSEKEIKAQQDKLNTRWSQFRELVDRKKDALLSALSIQNYHLECNETKSWIREKTKVIESTQDLGNDLAGVMALQRKLTGMERDLVAIEAKLSDLQKEAEKLESEHPDQAQAILSRLAEINDVWEEMKTTLKNREESLGEASKLQQFLRDLDDFQSWLSRTQTAIASEDMPNTLTEAEKLLTQHENIKNEINNYEEDYQKMRDMGEMVTQGQTDAQYMFLRQRLQALDTGWNELHKMWENRQNLLSQSHAYQLFLRDTKQAEAFLNNQEYVLAHTEMPTTLEGAEAAIKKQEDFMTTMDANEEKINAVVETGRRLVSDGNINSDKIQEKVDSIDDRHRKNREAASELLMRLKDNRDLQKFLQDCQELSLWINEKMLTAQDMSYDEARNLHSKWLKHQAFMAELASNKEWLEKIEKEGMQLIAEKPETEAVVKEKLTGLHQMWEELESTTQTKAQRLFDANKAELFTQSCADLDKWLNGLESQIQSDDYGKDLTSVNILLKKQQMLENQMDVRKKEIEELQSQARALSQEGKSTDEVDGKRLTVEKKFLELLEPLNERKANLLASKEIHQFNRDVEDEILWVGERMPIATSTDHGHNLQTVQLLIKKNQTLQKEIQGHQPRIDDIFERSQNIITESSPNAEAIQQRLADLQQLWNLLIEETEKRHKRLEESHRAQQYYFDAAEAEAWMSEQELYMMSEEKAKDEQSAVSMLKKHQILEQAVEDYAETVHQLSKTSRTLVADNHPESERISMRQSKVDKLYAGLKDLAEERRGKLDERHRLFQLNREVDDLEQWIAEREVVAGSHELGQDYEHVTMLQERFREFARDTGNIGQERVDTVNHMADELINSGHSDAATIAEWKDGLNEAWADLLELIDTRTQILAASYELHKFYHDAKEILGRIQDKHKKLPEELGRDQNTVETLQRMHTTFEHDIQALGTQVRQLQEDAARLQAAYAGDKADDIQKRENEVLEAWKALLDACEGRRVRLVDTGDKFRFFSMVRDLMLWMEDVIRQIEAQEKPRDVSSVELLMNNHQGIKAEIDARNDSFTTCIELGKSLLARKHYASEEIKEKLLQLTEKRKEMIDKWEDRWEWLRLILEVHQFSRDASVAEAWLLGQEPYLSSREIGQSVDEVEKLIKRHEAFEKSAATWDERFAALERLTTLELLEVRRQQEEEERKRQPPTPEPSPKVAEDADSQQQWDGTKGEQVSQNGLPSDQESPRVSYRSQTYQNYKNFISRRTANDRSWSGL, from the exons ATGAACGTGAGGCAGTTCAGAAGAAGACTTTCACAAAGTGGGTTAATTCCCACTTGGCACGTGTATCATGCAGAATTACAGATTTGTACACTGACCTTCGCGATGGAAGGATGCTCATCAAACTTCTGGAAGTTCTTTCAGGAGAGAGACTT CCTAAACCAACTAAGGGAAGGATGCGCATCCATTGCCTGGAGAATGTTGATAAAGCCCTCCAGTTCCTGAAAGAGCAAAGAGTGCACCTAGAAAACATGGGATCTCATGATATTGTGGATGGAAATCACAGGCTGACACTTGGCCTTATTTGGACTATTATCCTGAGATTCCAG ATCCAAGATATCAGTGTTGAAACCGAGGACAACAAGGAGAAGAAATCTGCTAAAGATGCTTTGCTTTTGTGGTGCCAGATGAAGACAGCTGG TTACCCCAATGTCAACATTCACAACTTTACAACAAGCTGGAGGGACGGGATGGCTTTCAATGCACTAATACATAAGCACAG GCCTGATCTGATTGATTTTGACAAGCTGAAGAAATCAAATGCACACTACAATCTGCAGAACGCTTTTAACCTTGCAGAGCAACACCTTGGTCTTACTAAGCTCCTGGACCCCGAGG ATATCAGTGTTGATCATCCTGATGAAAAGTCAATCATCACCTACGTGGTGACATATTACCACTACTTCTCCAAGATGAAAGCTTTAGCTGTTGAAGGAAAACGTATTGGAAAG GTGCTTGACAATGCCATTGAAACGGAGAAAATGATTGAAAAATACGAATCGCTGGCTTCCGACCTTCTGGAGTGGATTGAGCAAACCATTATCATCCTCAACAATCGCAAATTTGCCAACTCGCTAGTTGgtgtgcagcagcagctacagGCATTCAACACTTACCGCACAGTAGAGAAACCACCCAA atttacagaaaaaggaaacctAGAAGTGCTGCTTTTCACCATCCAAAGCAAAATGAGAGCCAACAATCAGAAAGTATACATGCCAAGGGAGGGCAAACTCATCTCTGACATTAACAAG GCCTGGGAAAGACTGGAAAAAGCTGAACATGAAAGAGAACTGGCACTGCGAAATGAGCTCATCAGACAAGAGAAACTGGAACAACTTGCACGCAGATTTGATCGCAAGGCAGCTATGAGAGAAACTTGGCTGAGTGAAAATCAACGTCTCGTTTCTCAG GATAATTTTGGCTTTGACCTTCCAGCAGTAGAGGCTGCAACAAAAAAGCATGAGGCCATTGAAACAGACATTGCAGCGTATGAAGAACGAGTCCAGGCCGTGGTTGCAGTTGCGAAGGAGCTTGAGACTGAAAATTACCATGATATCAAACGCATTACTGCGAGAAAGGACAATGTTATACGCCTATGGGAGTATCTCCTGGAGCTGCTCAGGGCACGGAGACAGCGGCTGGAGATGAATCTTGGTCTGCAAAAGATTTTCCAGGAAATGCTGTACATTATGGACTGGATGGATGAGATGAAG GTGCTTCTGCTGTCTCAAGACTATGGCAAACATTTGTTAGGAGTTGAAGACCTGTTGCAGAAACATGCTCTTGTGGAAGCTGACATTGCTATTCAGGCTGAGAGGGTGAGAGGGGTCAATGCATCTGCTCAGAAGTTTGCCACTGATGGAGAAG GTTACAAACCATGTGACCCGCAGGTTATCAGGGACCGCGTCGCTCACATGGAGTTCTGTTACCAAGAGCTGTGCCAGCTTGCAGCTGAGCGCCGGGCCCGCTTGGAGGAGTCCCGGCGCCTCTGGAAATTCTTCTGGGAAATGGCTGAAGAAGAGGGTTGGATCAGGGAGAAGGAACAGATCCTGTCATCTGATGACTACGGGAAGGACCTAACCAGTGTTGTCCGTCTCTTGAGTAAACATAAGGCGTTTGAAGACGAAATGAGTGGTCGTAGTGGCCACTTTCAGCAGGCAATAAAAGAAGGTGAAGACATGATTGCGGAGGAGCATTTTGGGTCTGagaaaatcagagaaagaatTAAGGATATCCGGGAGCAGTGGGCTAACTTGGAACAGTTATCTGCCATTAGGAAGAAGCGTCTGGAGGAAGCCTCTCTCCTTCACCAGTTCCAGGCTGACGCTGATGATATTGATGCATGGATGTTGGACATCCTCAAAATTGTCTCCAGCAATGATGTTGGCCACGATGAATATTCCACTCAGTCCTTGGTCAAGAAACACAAAGATGTGGCTGAAGAGATTGCAAGCTACCGGCCAACCATTGACTCGCTTCACGAACAAGCAAAGGCTCTACCGCAGGAACACGCCGGATCTCCAGATGTGCAAGGCAGATTGTCCGGAATAGAGGAAAGATACAAAGAGGTTGCTGAGCTGACTCGGCTGCGTAAACAGGCCTTGCAGGATACCCTTGCTCTGTATAAGATGTTCAGTGAGGCAGATGCTTGTGAGCTTTGGATTGACGAAAAGGAGAAGTGGCTGAATAATATGCAGATTCCAGAGAAGCTGGAGGATCTGGAAGTGATCCAGCACAG atTTGAAAGCTTAGAACCAGAAATGAACAATCAGGCATCCCGTGTTGCAGTAGTGAACCAAATTGCTAGACAGCTAATGCACAGCGGCCATCCAAGTGAGAAGGAGATCAAAGCACAGCAAGATAAACTCAACACAAG ATGGAGCCAGTTCAGAGAACTGGTAGATAGGAAGAAGGatgctctgctctctgctctgagTATCCAGAACTACCATCTTGAATGTAATGAAACCAAATCCTGGATTAGGGAAAAGACCAAAGTGATCGAATCCACACAAGATCTGGGTAATGATCTAGCTGGAGTGATGGCCCTGCAGAGGAAGCTGACGGGCATGGAACGTGACCTGGTGGCCATTGAAGCCAAGCTAAGTGACCtgcaaaaagaggcagaaaagttGGAATCCGAGCATCCTGACCAGGCACAGGCTATCCTTTCACGGCTCGCAGAAATCAACGATGTCTGGGAAGAAATGAAGACCACCCTCAAGAACCGGGAAGAGTCCCTTGGAGAGGCAAGCAAACTGCAGCAGTTCCTGAGAGATCTGGATGACTTCCAGTCTTGGCTATCCAGAACGCAGACTGCAATTGCATCCGAAGATATGCCAAACACACTGACAGAGGCTGAGAAGCTGCTCACTCAACATGAGAATATTAAGAATGAAATCAACAATTACGAGGAAGATTATCAGAAGATGAGGGACATGGGTGAGATGGTGACACAAGGCCAAACTGATGCTCAGTATATGTTCTTACGGCAGCGCCTACAAGCTTTGGACACTGGATGGAATGAGCTTCACAAAATGTGGGAGAACAGGCAAAATCTCCTTTCCCAGTCTCATGCCTACCAGCTATTTCTCAGAGATACCAAGCAAGCAGAAGCATTTCTTAATAATCAG GAGTATGTTTTGGCGCACACGGAAATGCCCACTACCTTGGAAGGAGCAGAAGCTGCTATTAAAAAACAGGAGGATTTCATGACCACGATGGATGCCAATGAAGAAAAGATCAATGCAGTTGTAGAGACTGGCAGGAGGCTAGTTAGTGATGGGAACATTAACTCTGATAAAATCCAGGAGAAAGTGGACTCTATTGATGACAG ACATAGGAAGAACCGTGAAGCAGCCAGTGAACTTCTGATGAGACTGAAAGATAACAGGGATCTTCAAAAGTTTCTTCAGGATTGTCAAGAG ctctCACTCTGGATCAATGAAAAGATGCTTACAGCCCAGGATATGTCCTATGACGAGGCAAGGAACCTGCATAGCAAATGGCTGAAGCATCAGGCCTTTATGGCAGAACTTGCATCCAACAAAGAATGGCTGGAGAAGATTGAAAAG GAGGGAATGCAGCTCATTGCAGAGAAACCAGAGACTGAAGCCGTAGTGAAGGAAAAGCTGACAGGTCTCCATCAAATGTGGGAAGAGCTTGAATCCACTACCCAGACCAAGGCTCAGCGTCTCTTTGATGCAAACAAAGCGGAGCTTTTTAcccagagctgtgctgatttGGATAAGTGGCTGAACGGTTTGGAGAGTCAAATTCAGTCGGACGACTACGGAAAAGATCTCACCAGCGTCAACATCCTGTTGAAGAAGCAGCAG ATGCTAGAGAATCAAATGGATGTTCGTAAGAAGGAGATAGAGGAGCTGCAAAGCCAGGCAAGGGCTTTAAGTCAAGAAGGGAAGAGTACAGATGAAGTAGATGGCAAACGCCTTACCGTAGAAAAGAAATTTTTGGAGTTGTTGGAACCTCTGAATGAAAGAAAGGCAAACCTGCTGGCCTCCAAAGAGATCCACCAGTTCAACCGGGATGTGGAAGATGAAATT TTGTGGGTCGGAGAGAGGATGCCCATAGCTACGTCTACCGATCATGGACACAACCTCCAGACTGTGCAGTTactaataaagaaaaatcag ACCCTTCAGAAAGAAATCCAGGGACATCAGCCTCGTATCGATGACATTTTTGAGAGGAGTCAAAACATTATCACAGAGAGTAGCCCTAATGCTGAAGCAATTCAGCAGAGACTTGCAGACTTGCAGCAGCTGTGGAACCTCCTAATCGAGGAGACAGAGAAACGCCACAAGCGCCTAGAGGAGTCTCACAGAGCACAGCAGTATTACTTTGATGCTGCCGAGGCTGAGGCCTGGATGAGTGAGCAGGAGCTCTACATGATGTCAGAAGAGAAAGCCAAG GATGAACAGAGTGCAGTATCCATGCTGAAGAAACACCAGATTTTGGAACAAGCTGTAGAAGACTATGCTGAAACTGTGCACCAGCTTTCAAAGACCAGCAGAACTTTGGTGGCAGATAATCACCCAGAAAG TGAGCGTATCAGCATGCGCCAGTCCAAAGTGGATAAGCTGTATGCAGGCCTGAAGGATCTAGCTGAAGAGAGACGGGGCAAGCTGGATGAGAGACACAGGCTGTTCCAGCTTAACCGCGAGGTGGATGACCTGGAGCAATGGATTGCTGAAAGGGAGGTGGTGGCAGGATCCCACGAGCTGGGGCAGGATTACGAACATGTAACA ATGCTACAGGAGCGATTCCGAGAATTTGCCCGAGACACTGGAAACATTGGACAGGAGCGTGTTGATACTGTTAACCATATGGCAGACGAACTCATCAACTCTGGACATTCAGATGCTGCGACAATTGCAGAGTGGAAGGACGGACTCAATGAGGCCTGGGCTGATCTCTTGGAGCTCATTGACACGAGAACACAAATTCTAGCAGCCTCTTATGAACTGCACAAATTTTACCATGATGCCAAGGAGATCTTAGGACGTATTCAAGACAAACATAAGAAACTGCCTGAAGAGCTTGGTAGAGACCAAAACACAGTGGAAACACTACAGAGAATGCACACAACATTTGAGCATGATATCCAGGCACTCGGCACCCAG GTGAGACagctgcaggaggatgctgctCGCCTTCAGGCTGCCTATGCTGGAGACAAAGCTGATGACATCCAGAAGAGGGAAAACGAGGTCCTAGAAGCATGGAAGGCGCTGTTGGATGCCTGCGAGGGCCGCAGGGTTAGACTGGTGGATACAGGAGACAAATTCCGTTTCTTCAGCATGGTTCGTGATCTCATGCTTTGGATGGAGGACGTTATCCGACAGATAGAAGCCCAAGAAAAGCCAAG GGATGTTTCATCTGTTGAACTACTAATGAACAATCACCAGGGTATCAAAGCAGAAATTGATGCCCGAAACGACAGCTTTACTACCTGCATTGAGCTCGGCAAATCTCTTCTGGCAAGAAAACACTACGCATCAGAGGAG AtcaaggaaaagctgctgcagctgacagaaaagagaaaagaaatgattGACAAATGGGAAGACAGATGGGAGTGGCTGAGACTGA